DNA sequence from the Malus sylvestris chromosome 10, drMalSylv7.2, whole genome shotgun sequence genome:
TTTTATCCTAATAAAGCTAGTTATTGGCTATGAGCACTTCAATTGACATTTGGGAAAATGTCATTTTCCAGAAAGTAaacttagattttttttttttgttttttgctatGAACACTTCAATTGACATTGGGGAAAATGTCATTTCTAGAAAGTAaactgagaatttttttttgctccCTTTCTCAAAATCCTTATAattgaacattttttttatgggtATTGATTTTCACACATTCTGTTTAACTTCTTACATATCATCTTAATTTATGAtcatcaaattaaataaatcttaacaaaaataataaacaaaatgaaacgAGTGAGAAGATAGAAAAGGTGCGTGTTTATTGTTGCATTCAAAACATCTCATTGCTCATGATTCTTCAATTGAATTTGGGACTGGTTTTCAGTTTTCtacatcattttatttttatatcattTCAAGTACATTACAtctaattattttgaaataaaaaaaaggtgatAGTTACTCGGCAATTCTCTTTATGATTTACTGCTACCATACTTTTTCCTTACaagaaaaaaacacttaaataattGATTATGCACGTCAATATTTACTGTGTTTCTTATTTTTAAAGAAAGTCAGAGATTCGAACTTAGAATACTATCCAACATTTGATTAGATGTAATTTCCATTATCCTAGTAAAGCTAGTTATTGGCTATGAGCACTTCAATTGACATTTGGGCAAATGTCGTTTTCTAGAAGGTAAACtgagatatttttttttgctcCCCTTGTCAAAATCCTTATAATTGAACATTTTAACATGCCAAAAAACCATGTAGTTTTATGGACGTTGATTTTCATACACCTTGTTTAACTTCTTACACATCCTATTAATTTATGTTCATCATATTAAATAAATCTAacgaaaataataaacaaaattaaacaagtgagaagataaaaaaaagtgtgtgtTTATCGTTGCATTCAAAACATTTGCTTAGTTCTCATTGCTCATGATTCTTCAATTGAATTTGGGACTTGTTTTCAGGTTTCTACATCATTTTATATCATTTCAAGTGCATTACATCtaattcttttgaaataaaaaaaggtgATAGTTACTCGTTAATTATCTTTACGATTTACTACTACCATACTttctttttaccaaaaaaaaaagcacttaaaTAATTGATTATGCGCATCTACATTTACTATGTTtcttatttttaatgaaaataagaGATTCAAACTTAGAATATTGTCCAACATTTGATTAGATGTAATTTCCATTATCCTAGTAAAGCTAGTTATCGGCTATATGAGCACTTCAATTGACACTCGGGAAAATGTCATTTTCTAGAAAATAaactgagaattttttttttggctccCTTTGTCAAAATCCTTATAATTGAACATTTTTACATGTGAAAAAACCATGTAGTTTTATGGGCGTTGATTTTCACACACTCTGTTTAACTTCTTACACATCTTCTTTAATTTAAGatcattaaattaaataaatctaatgaaaataataaacaaaattaaacaagtGAAAAGATAGAAAAAGTCCGTGTTTATCGTTGCATTCACCTTAATCTTGTTGAAGCCCAGCCCGGCCCATTGACAAGACCCAGTAGTAGAGCAGGAGAATGAGGGATAGAAGCTTATGTAGGATTTCAACTGCCATTTTAGTTTTGGAAGTGGCGATGGGTTTGCAAATTCTCCAAGTGGCGCCACTGCCGCCACTcacttcctcctcctcatcttctTGTCGGGTCCAGACCCTCCCACCCTGGCTCAACCAACGCAACTGCCACTGCCGCCACTCGCGGCCTCAGCTTGCTCTCCCGCCCCGCCGCTCGTACAAAAGAACCGCACTCTCGCTCCTCGGTAGGAAAGATAGGAAATTGCAagcttcttcatcatcttcttcaacTACCCAACAAGACCAGGAtgacgaagaagatgaggaagatGAATCGGACCCTGACCCGGAAGACCTCGAATACGTTGGCCAAATCAAAAGGGTATCTTGCTTTCTTCCATTCTTTGATGGGTTTCTTTTCGTTTCAGTATTTCACTCAGTGttattgttggttaggtgttggAGCTTCTCCGGAAGAACAGAGACATGATTTTCAGTGAGGTGTGGTGTAATTCTTCCATTCTCCATTTGCTTTAAAGTTCAGAAGTTTGAGTCTTGATCGAGTTTGGGTTGGTGTGCAATGTGATAGGTTAAGCTCACTGTTATGATTGAGGACCTGCGAGAAGTTGAGCGCAGGAGACTCCTCGGAATCGAAGATCCTGAAGCCCCTACTAGGGAGGAATTGGCCGATGTTCTTGAGGAAGTAAGCCCTTCATTTTAATTCCCTTGCTACATTATGCTATGTTAGGCGAATTTTGATGATGTGATTCGTGAAACAGTGAATTTAGCATGTATTTCCATTGTTTGGGTGGTATCACACCTTCACACAATGAATTCATGAATGCAAAGTAGCTAGCAAGATCAATTGAAGGATCTTCAATTGGTTTGACAAGCACAAACTGCAACCTTTCAGCAAATTAGTTGATCATTATAATAGAACAACCTCTAGTAGATGCATTTCTTCCATCACTGTTAGATGTCAGCCACGAAAATTTGCAGAAAACCTTATGATGGTGACCATTAACTAGATATGCATCTTTACTAACTCAAAAGCACGCATGTCGTAGGAGAAAATCTCTCCATCCTCACTGGTTTGCGCAAGTCATGAAATTTATAATCCTTGATCCTTAGATGCACCCAGCTACAGAGTGTTGGAACTTCCAAGTTTGATTATTCACATAGGTAGACCCTGATTTGATATGCTTCTTTACAGATCCTACTTTTGCTTCTCCATCAGTGACCCTCTCTTTATGCTAGACAAAATGATTTGCGGAGTAACCCTTTGGAAATTCCTATGATTATTCACATAGGTGATACTTTGGAAATTCCTTCTTCACTGGATATGCTTCTTTATGATTTGCAGAGTGTCCTGAATTTGATTAATTTGTACGTTATGCCATTACAACTCTTTGCTTCGATACTTATACCCTTCTCAAATCATGAGAGTGGAAAAAATTTCTTTAGCATCTGTAAATTGGTAATCATCGGAAAAAGTTATTCTATTTATTGTGACACTAATTTGTGATTCTGTGATTTAGGTGAATGaaggaaaaatcccaaaaaatcGACTTGCTCTTAAACTGCTGGCAGCGGAAATGAATCAATGGCCTAATCTAGAGGTATTATTGTAATTCAAGTATAAAATGATCAATTTGAGAGATGATTATTTATGTGTAAACGGAAAAAGAACATGAAGCTCTACCAAAGGATACTAGGATAAAGAGCCAAGCTCTGAATTACAATTAAATAGTTTGTAAATCCAGTTTTGGTGTCTCAAATTTTGGTGGTCTGAACTTTTGTTCTATTTCATCCTTTATTTTCCAGTTTTGATAGCATATATAACAAACAATACCACAGATTTTTCACCTTTATCTATGTTTCTAACTAACTCTGGA
Encoded proteins:
- the LOC126586587 gene encoding ycf3-interacting protein 1, chloroplastic-like — translated: MGLQILQVAPLPPLTSSSSSSCRVQTLPPWLNQRNCHCRHSRPQLALPPRRSYKRTALSLLGRKDRKLQASSSSSSTTQQDQDDEEDEEDESDPDPEDLEYVGQIKRVLELLRKNRDMIFSEVKLTVMIEDLREVERRRLLGIEDPEAPTREELADVLEEVNEGKIPKNRLALKLLAAEMNQWPNLEVQITPAKKKPGKSLYARVTDTGIDLQEAAKRLKIDWDTAAEIDDGDLKDENEVPSVLGYGALYLVTAFPVIIGVSVVLILFYNSLQ